AGACGCTGCTGCTCCCGGTGATGGCCCCCTGGAGCAAGATCTCCGAGGTCATCGACTACGTCCGCGAGCTGAGGCCGCGGCGCGCCTACGACATCCACGACGCCCTGCTCACCGACCTGGCCCGCCCGATCTACGACCGGCAGATCGGGCAGCTCGGCGGCTCCGAGCATCTGCGGCTCACCCCGGGGGCGTCGGCGGACCTCTGACACCGGGACGGCGTTGTCAGACCCGCCCGGTAGGTTGTGGGACATGCGCATCGCGACCTGGAACGTGAACTCGATCACCGCCCGCCTGCCGAGGCTCCTGGCCTGGCTGGAGAGCAGCGGCACGGACGTGCTGTGCCTCCAGGAGGCCAAGGTCGCCGAGGAGCAGTTCCCGACGGAGCAACTGCGCGAGCTGGGCTACGAGTCGGCGGTCCACGCGACCGGCCGGTGGAACGGCGTGGCGGTGCTCTCCCGCGTCGGCATCGAGGACGTCGTCAAGGGCGTGCCCGGCGACCCCGGCTTCGACGGCTCGGTGGAGCCCCGCGCCATCTCGGCGACGTGCGGCCCGCTCCGCGTCTGGTCGGTCTACGTGCCGAACGGCCGTGAGGTGGACCACCCGCACTACGCCTACAAGCTCCAGTGGTTCGAGGCGCTCAAGGCCGCCGTCACCGGTGACGCGGCGGGCAGCCGCCCCTTCGCGGTGATGGGCGACTTCAACGTGGCGCCGACGGACGACGACGTCTTCGACCCGGCCTTCTTCGAGGGCTCCACCCACGTCACCCCGGCCGAGCGCGCCGCCCTGGCCTCCCTGCGCGAGGCGGGCCTGTCCGACGTGGTCCCGCGGCCCCTCAAGTACGACCAGCCGTTCACGTACTGGGACTACCGGCAGCTCTGCTTCCCGAAGAACCGCGGCATGCGCATCGACCTGGTGTACGGCAACGAGCCCTTCGCGAAGGCCGTCACCGACGCGTACGTGGACCGCGAGGAGCGCAAGGGCAAGGGCGCGTCCGACCACGCGCC
The Streptomyces tuirus genome window above contains:
- a CDS encoding exodeoxyribonuclease III, which translates into the protein MRIATWNVNSITARLPRLLAWLESSGTDVLCLQEAKVAEEQFPTEQLRELGYESAVHATGRWNGVAVLSRVGIEDVVKGVPGDPGFDGSVEPRAISATCGPLRVWSVYVPNGREVDHPHYAYKLQWFEALKAAVTGDAAGSRPFAVMGDFNVAPTDDDVFDPAFFEGSTHVTPAERAALASLREAGLSDVVPRPLKYDQPFTYWDYRQLCFPKNRGMRIDLVYGNEPFAKAVTDAYVDREERKGKGASDHAPVVVDLDV